From the Opitutia bacterium genome, one window contains:
- a CDS encoding phytanoyl-CoA dioxygenase family protein, with the protein MPAPNAKLLTPTEASDVAFWRGLCPALSVETATPPPSVAIDRAELDRCVELLRVEGYINLPGILPDAELAPLRDALAALHARNIPVAFIFVYDEAWRVFQRLQPFLAHVLGADYRVRADFWAWFVPPSNDAAGWVPHRDYTGVSCNADGSPRRLTVWLPLTDTTPLNGCMYLLPAHLDPGMRPGDAPVVPSDHRFEIPGDALQNIRALPATAGSLLAWNQSVLHWGSRASDRGGNPRCSVAAQFIRADAVAAGSPVFAPETVPPFAERLGLIGHLICTFSGFLTFPPEIRMLGHVLDWKFRQNAGGAKQAAPPA; encoded by the coding sequence ATGCCCGCGCCCAACGCAAAGCTACTTACGCCGACCGAAGCGAGCGACGTCGCCTTTTGGCGCGGCCTGTGTCCCGCCCTCTCCGTGGAAACCGCGACGCCGCCACCGAGCGTGGCCATCGATCGCGCCGAACTCGACCGCTGCGTCGAGCTGCTCCGCGTCGAAGGCTACATCAATCTTCCCGGTATTCTGCCCGACGCCGAACTCGCGCCGCTGCGCGACGCGCTGGCCGCGCTGCACGCCCGCAACATCCCCGTCGCGTTCATTTTCGTCTACGACGAGGCGTGGCGAGTTTTTCAGCGCTTGCAGCCGTTTCTCGCCCACGTGCTCGGCGCCGATTATCGCGTGCGGGCGGATTTCTGGGCGTGGTTCGTGCCGCCGTCCAACGACGCCGCCGGCTGGGTGCCGCACCGCGACTACACCGGCGTCTCCTGCAACGCCGACGGCTCCCCTCGCCGCCTGACGGTCTGGCTGCCGCTGACCGACACCACGCCGCTCAACGGCTGCATGTATCTTTTGCCGGCGCACCTCGATCCCGGCATGCGGCCGGGCGACGCTCCGGTGGTGCCGTCCGACCATCGCTTCGAAATCCCCGGCGATGCGCTGCAAAACATCCGCGCCCTGCCCGCCACCGCCGGCAGCCTGCTCGCGTGGAACCAGTCCGTGCTGCACTGGGGCAGCCGCGCGAGCGACCGCGGCGGCAATCCGCGCTGCAGTGTCGCGGCGCAATTCATCCGCGCCGACGCCGTGGCGGCAGGCTCGCCGGTCTTCGCACCGGAAACCGTGCCGCCGTTCGCGGAGCGCCTCGGCCTGATCGGCCACCTGATCTGCACCTTCTCCGGCTTCCTCACTTTCCCGCCGGAAATCCGCATGCTCGGACACGTGCTCGATTGGAAATTCCGCCAAAATGCCGGCGGCGCCAAGCAGGCCGCGCCTCCGGCCTGA
- a CDS encoding methyltransferase domain-containing protein: MSSNFPEMLWLRAAARACLPPEISATDTSEPGIVAPDWTRLLWLARVHRGLLFLAHGLAGGQLRLACPAEIRTSLDELRAVAHLQALARASEIAHLGDVLQQHGVAWAVADDWMFTQCFAPDRPLAETTEAIQLLVREGDLPQARAALAIAGHREVNRSFEVAALGHTPVKLVATAAAPQSVRGPSIAGRVLPRLPDEEWLHFLAHDHSPPLRFDLLRAWQTVYLAHAVVGSATAAPAVAGALNHSRRILGLPAPTETSAPLPAGAGGALPIPPFVPTPEIVVERMLALAETTAADTVMDLGSGDGRVVLAAARDFGACACGIDRDPALIARAQEQAEQAGLGARARFLCADLFAADVNGASVICLYLLPALYAPVRERLLRHARPGTRVVSHDYFFPDWPPEKTALVRTSPARMAQIYLWRIP; encoded by the coding sequence ATGTCGTCGAACTTCCCGGAAATGCTCTGGCTCCGCGCTGCGGCCCGCGCGTGCTTACCGCCCGAGATCTCGGCGACGGATACGTCGGAACCGGGAATCGTCGCGCCAGACTGGACTCGATTGCTCTGGCTCGCCCGCGTCCACCGCGGGCTGCTCTTCCTCGCCCACGGACTCGCCGGCGGACAATTGCGCCTCGCCTGTCCCGCCGAGATTCGCACCTCGCTCGACGAACTTCGCGCGGTCGCTCATCTGCAAGCTCTCGCCCGCGCCAGCGAAATCGCCCACCTCGGCGACGTGCTGCAGCAACACGGCGTCGCGTGGGCCGTGGCCGATGACTGGATGTTCACTCAATGCTTCGCCCCGGACCGGCCGCTCGCGGAAACCACGGAGGCGATTCAACTGCTCGTCCGGGAAGGCGACTTGCCGCAAGCGCGCGCCGCGCTCGCCATCGCCGGACACCGCGAGGTGAATCGGAGCTTCGAAGTGGCGGCGCTCGGCCACACGCCGGTGAAACTGGTTGCGACGGCGGCAGCACCGCAGTCCGTGCGCGGTCCCTCGATCGCCGGCCGCGTGCTGCCCCGGCTGCCCGATGAGGAATGGTTGCACTTTCTTGCGCACGATCACTCGCCGCCCCTGCGTTTCGATCTGCTCCGCGCCTGGCAAACGGTCTATCTCGCTCATGCGGTCGTGGGGTCCGCCACGGCCGCGCCGGCGGTCGCGGGAGCACTGAACCACAGCCGTCGCATCCTCGGATTGCCCGCGCCAACGGAAACCTCGGCTCCGCTCCCCGCCGGAGCGGGCGGCGCGTTGCCTATCCCCCCGTTCGTGCCGACGCCGGAAATCGTGGTGGAGCGCATGCTGGCTCTCGCCGAAACCACCGCCGCCGACACGGTGATGGATCTCGGCTCGGGCGACGGGCGCGTCGTGCTCGCGGCGGCGCGGGACTTTGGCGCCTGCGCGTGCGGCATTGACCGCGATCCGGCGCTGATCGCCCGCGCGCAAGAGCAAGCGGAGCAAGCCGGGCTCGGCGCGCGAGCGCGCTTTCTCTGCGCCGATCTCTTTGCCGCCGACGTCAACGGCGCGAGCGTGATCTGCCTGTATTTGCTGCCGGCACTTTATGCACCGGTGCGCGAGCGGCTGTTGCGGCACGCGCGACCGGGCACGCGCGTCGTGTCGCACGATTATTTCTTCCCGGATTGGCCGCCGGAAAAAACCGCATTGGTGCGCACATCACCCGCGCGGATGGCCCAGATTTATCTCTGGCGCATCCCCTGA
- a CDS encoding phytanoyl-CoA dioxygenase family protein, translated as MLISVAITPAEQTARALSAENLAEASRALRTHGCVMLRDVLAPEHIAAMREEVLARNPPLQRAERPEISGRVGNRRFMAALELSGPFGSPDFFANPFALPVLRAVVGPEMIIGAFGAVTSLPGAQDQHVHFDGPPLFNKAINRLAPAHAVNFFVPLVEFNASTGTTRLFPGTHLDVDRDVTSAPFVDPIIPVGSCLLMDYRLKHQGLANRSELVRPLLYTVFQQPWFKDYKNHGRVPFLRLSDADYARMAEEHRALFSWTEHYRNGLY; from the coding sequence ATGCTGATCTCCGTCGCAATCACTCCCGCCGAACAAACCGCTCGCGCGCTCTCCGCGGAAAATCTGGCGGAAGCTTCGCGCGCGCTGCGAACGCACGGCTGCGTCATGCTGCGCGACGTCCTTGCTCCGGAGCACATCGCGGCGATGCGCGAGGAGGTGTTGGCCCGCAACCCGCCACTCCAACGCGCTGAACGGCCTGAAATCTCCGGGCGAGTCGGTAACCGGCGCTTCATGGCGGCGCTCGAACTCTCCGGACCGTTCGGCTCGCCGGACTTCTTCGCCAATCCGTTCGCGCTCCCGGTGCTGCGCGCCGTCGTGGGACCGGAAATGATCATCGGCGCGTTCGGCGCGGTGACCTCGTTGCCCGGGGCGCAGGATCAGCATGTCCATTTCGACGGTCCGCCGCTGTTCAACAAAGCCATCAATCGTCTCGCCCCGGCCCACGCGGTGAACTTCTTCGTGCCGCTGGTCGAGTTCAACGCCTCCACCGGCACCACGCGGCTGTTTCCGGGCACGCACCTCGATGTGGATCGCGATGTCACCAGCGCGCCCTTCGTGGATCCGATTATTCCCGTCGGTTCGTGCCTGCTGATGGACTATCGGCTCAAGCACCAGGGGCTCGCGAATCGCTCCGAGCTGGTCCGCCCGCTCCTCTACACCGTGTTTCAACAACCGTGGTTCAAGGACTACAAGAATCACGGCCGCGTGCCCTTCCTGCGACTCTCCGACGCCGACTACGCGCGCATGGCGGAGGAGCATCGCGCCCTGTTCTCGTGGACGGAACACTATCGTAACGGTCTCTACTGA
- a CDS encoding ABC transporter ATP-binding protein — MSDSAPHPRSFELFRAFWQSFAGYARGRLWGALALIVLIGGGEAAGLLLLLPLLHSVGLGEIQPLSGWAAVPLHALDWLGLPRTLAVLIAVFVALKVAQALLRAYSGFVGLNIQTGYTDYLRNRLYRALVQANWLFVARQRSSDISHALVHEIPSAGGAGQQMLNLLGNGLMALAQIGVAFALSPSMTAMALASGAVFALGLRRLRRAAFEQGKLGFGARAELTHTVNEHLAGIKIAKSQGREELHLRKFQQATAAIVAHTLRLYRFNAFTRIWLELGAVVAIGAFVWFAVTIGQVEPARLIVLAFAFSRLLAYANSLQDTWHQLTLSLAPFAITERLRSDLETAAEPPPPAVTERLALQHELRIENLSFSYAPSAGDAKVALHDINLVMPARRVTALCGPSGAGKSTLADLALGLLVPTRGRILIDGHSLAGPRLHDWRQSIAYVPQETFLFHDTVRQNLLWAQPSASEADLRAALCAAAAEEFVQRLPQGLDTLVGDRGLRLSGGERQRIALARALLRRPTLLVLDEATSALDTHNERLVQDAIEKLAGELTLLLIAHRLSTVRMADNIVVLDRGSIVETGSWEALSQRDGGAFRQLIAADKG, encoded by the coding sequence GTGTCCGACTCCGCCCCGCACCCTCGCTCCTTTGAACTGTTCCGCGCATTCTGGCAGTCGTTCGCGGGCTACGCGCGCGGACGTCTGTGGGGCGCGCTGGCGCTGATCGTGCTCATCGGCGGCGGTGAGGCCGCGGGTCTGTTGCTGCTTCTGCCGCTGCTGCACAGTGTCGGCTTGGGCGAAATCCAACCGCTGAGCGGCTGGGCCGCCGTGCCGCTGCATGCGCTCGACTGGCTCGGCCTGCCGCGGACGTTGGCGGTATTGATTGCGGTTTTCGTGGCGCTCAAGGTCGCCCAAGCGCTGCTGCGCGCCTACTCGGGCTTCGTCGGGCTCAACATCCAGACCGGCTACACGGACTACTTGCGCAACCGCCTCTACCGCGCGCTGGTGCAGGCGAACTGGCTGTTCGTCGCCCGCCAACGCAGTTCGGACATCAGCCACGCGCTGGTGCACGAAATTCCGTCCGCCGGCGGGGCCGGCCAGCAAATGCTGAATCTGCTGGGCAACGGCTTGATGGCCCTCGCGCAAATCGGCGTGGCGTTCGCGCTCTCCCCTTCGATGACCGCGATGGCGCTCGCCTCGGGTGCCGTCTTCGCGCTCGGACTGCGCCGCCTGCGCCGGGCGGCCTTTGAACAAGGCAAGCTCGGCTTCGGCGCCCGCGCCGAACTGACGCACACGGTCAACGAACACCTCGCCGGCATCAAAATCGCCAAGAGCCAGGGGCGCGAGGAGCTGCATCTCCGGAAATTCCAGCAAGCGACCGCGGCCATCGTGGCGCATACGCTGCGCCTCTACCGCTTCAACGCATTCACGCGCATCTGGCTCGAACTCGGCGCCGTGGTCGCGATCGGCGCGTTCGTTTGGTTCGCCGTCACGATCGGCCAAGTCGAACCGGCGCGGCTGATCGTGCTGGCGTTCGCATTCTCGCGGCTCCTCGCCTACGCCAACTCGCTGCAGGACACGTGGCACCAGCTCACGTTGTCATTGGCCCCTTTCGCCATCACCGAGCGGCTCCGCTCGGATTTGGAAACCGCCGCCGAGCCGCCGCCTCCCGCGGTGACCGAGCGCCTCGCGCTGCAGCACGAGCTGCGCATCGAAAACCTGTCGTTCTCCTATGCGCCCTCCGCCGGCGACGCGAAGGTCGCGCTGCACGACATCAATCTCGTCATGCCCGCGCGCCGCGTCACGGCGCTCTGCGGACCTTCCGGCGCTGGAAAAAGCACGCTCGCCGATCTCGCACTCGGCCTGCTCGTGCCGACGCGGGGCCGAATCCTGATCGACGGACATTCCCTCGCCGGCCCGCGCCTTCACGACTGGCGGCAATCGATCGCCTACGTGCCGCAGGAGACGTTCCTGTTTCACGACACGGTCCGGCAAAATCTCCTTTGGGCGCAGCCCTCGGCGTCGGAGGCGGATCTGCGCGCGGCCCTGTGCGCCGCCGCCGCGGAAGAATTCGTGCAGCGGCTCCCGCAGGGGCTCGACACCCTCGTCGGCGACCGCGGCCTGCGCTTGTCCGGCGGCGAGCGCCAGCGCATCGCGCTCGCCCGCGCGCTCCTGCGCCGGCCGACGTTGCTCGTGCTCGACGAAGCCACCAGCGCACTCGACACCCACAACGAGCGCCTCGTGCAGGACGCGATCGAGAAACTCGCCGGCGAGCTCACGCTCCTCCTGATCGCCCACCGCCTTTCCACGGTGCGGATGGCCGACAACATCGTCGTGCTCGACCGCGGATCGATCGTCGAGACGGGTTCCTGGGAGGCCTTGAGCCAGCGCGACGGTGGAGCATTCCGCCAGTTGATCGCCGCCGATAAAGGCTGA
- the ribF gene encoding riboflavin biosynthesis protein RibF — protein sequence MFDGVHLGHQSVIEVAVHSAHRSRGLAGVLTFWPHPSAVLRPEKPTPLILAPEIKRAQLGRLGLDFLVEHPFSLEFAATTASGFVTLLKRAFPGLEAVYVGENFRFGRGREGDTATLIAAAREAGFAVYSAPRLNHNGAPISSSRIRELIASGEIEEANALLGYSYFADGIVTEGKRLGRTLGFPTLNLAWQPGLAPRYGVYLVTVCGADGRMQPGVANYGLRPTVEAGATAPRLEVHVLAPTSLTYGDRVTVRWLRFLRPEKKFSGVDELRKQIETDRQAALAALLEFSAEETPNGA from the coding sequence ATGTTCGACGGCGTGCACCTCGGGCACCAATCGGTGATCGAAGTCGCCGTGCACTCCGCTCATCGCAGCCGCGGACTCGCGGGCGTGCTCACCTTCTGGCCGCACCCGAGCGCAGTCCTGCGCCCCGAGAAGCCCACGCCGCTGATCCTCGCGCCCGAGATCAAGCGCGCGCAGCTCGGCCGACTCGGCTTGGATTTCCTGGTCGAACATCCGTTCTCGCTCGAGTTCGCGGCGACCACGGCGAGCGGTTTCGTGACCTTGCTCAAACGCGCTTTTCCGGGGCTCGAGGCTGTTTACGTCGGCGAGAACTTCCGCTTCGGCCGCGGCCGCGAAGGCGACACGGCGACGTTGATCGCCGCGGCGCGTGAGGCGGGCTTCGCCGTCTACAGCGCGCCGCGCCTCAACCACAACGGCGCCCCGATCAGCAGCAGTCGCATCCGAGAGCTGATCGCCAGTGGCGAGATCGAGGAGGCGAACGCGTTGCTCGGTTACTCCTACTTCGCCGACGGCATCGTCACGGAGGGCAAGCGACTCGGCCGCACCTTGGGCTTTCCGACGCTGAACCTCGCGTGGCAACCCGGCCTCGCCCCGCGCTATGGCGTCTATCTCGTCACCGTCTGCGGCGCGGATGGGAGGATGCAACCCGGGGTGGCGAACTACGGCCTGAGACCGACGGTGGAAGCCGGCGCGACGGCCCCGCGTTTGGAAGTGCATGTGTTGGCTCCGACGTCGCTGACTTATGGCGACCGCGTGACGGTGCGCTGGCTGCGCTTCTTGCGGCCGGAGAAGAAGTTTTCCGGGGTCGACGAGCTGCGGAAGCAGATTGAAACCGATCGTCAGGCGGCCTTGGCGGCGCTCCTTGAATTTTCTGCCGAAGAAACTCCAAACGGCGCTTGA
- the truB gene encoding tRNA pseudouridine(55) synthase TruB, translating into MSIRPPKEVEGVLLVDKPTGMTSHDVVYRLRRKFQIQRIGHAGTLDPLATGLLVMLVGKATKISQYLISEDKVYEGEITLGAKTNTLDAEGEVMETRPVPPLTEEQVLEAMKGFLGDQYQTPPMFSAVKIGGVPLYKKAREGEEVEREPRFIRVAAFDLLGFTSPKIAFRLACTKGTYVRVIAGDLGEKIGCGAHLSGLRRTGSGKFTIAQCTPLAEIETMEMAELEKRLIPIHEAAPRIAYT; encoded by the coding sequence ATGAGCATCCGTCCTCCCAAAGAAGTCGAGGGCGTGCTGCTCGTCGACAAGCCCACCGGCATGACGTCCCACGACGTCGTCTACCGCCTCCGCCGGAAATTCCAGATCCAGCGCATCGGCCACGCCGGCACGCTCGACCCGCTCGCGACCGGCCTGCTTGTCATGCTGGTCGGCAAGGCCACGAAGATTTCCCAATACCTCATTAGCGAGGACAAGGTTTACGAGGGCGAGATCACGCTCGGCGCCAAAACCAACACGCTCGACGCCGAGGGCGAAGTGATGGAGACGCGCCCCGTGCCGCCGCTCACTGAGGAGCAGGTGCTGGAGGCGATGAAGGGTTTTCTTGGCGACCAATACCAGACGCCCCCGATGTTCTCCGCCGTGAAGATCGGCGGCGTGCCGCTCTACAAGAAGGCGCGCGAAGGCGAGGAAGTGGAGCGCGAGCCGCGTTTCATCCGCGTCGCGGCGTTCGACCTGCTCGGTTTCACCTCGCCCAAGATCGCCTTCCGCCTCGCTTGCACGAAAGGCACCTACGTCCGCGTGATCGCGGGCGATCTCGGCGAGAAGATCGGCTGCGGCGCGCACCTCTCCGGCTTGCGCCGCACGGGCAGCGGCAAGTTCACGATCGCGCAGTGCACGCCGCTGGCGGAGATCGAGACGATGGAGATGGCCGAACTCGAGAAGCGCCTCATTCCGATCCACGAGGCCGCGCCGCGCATCGCCTACACGTGA